A single genomic interval of Streptomyces sp. NBC_00663 harbors:
- a CDS encoding CU044_5270 family protein, protein MADELDLLRRANPVPVDGPHFGDGPLDHHAERRLDRLLRQRTARRPRLYWGLAATGVVAALVSALLFTGQTTAPAVAAPRPLLVLADSSPVPLKTLAGRARSAAEDGSPALRKGTHVRTWSLGMSDDKPPITYPEERIVRWNADDSHTEIVDDGHERTEQTYPPSWSDAPPQSPPPADVARLRAYLQEAAYSKTPLNTGELLNAVDYVLDTWHFGARESAALVQLLADTDGLKPVGQVTDRLGRRGQAYVYEQSGTRKMLIMDPATGAVLGLETTFTEAEPEYGVKAGDVMDYSAWTR, encoded by the coding sequence ATGGCTGACGAACTCGACCTCCTGCGCCGCGCCAACCCGGTGCCCGTCGACGGTCCCCACTTCGGCGACGGCCCCCTCGACCACCACGCCGAGCGGCGGCTCGACCGGCTGCTGCGGCAACGGACCGCCCGCCGTCCCCGGCTGTACTGGGGGCTCGCGGCCACGGGAGTCGTCGCCGCGCTCGTGTCGGCACTCCTGTTCACCGGCCAGACCACCGCGCCGGCGGTCGCCGCACCCCGCCCGCTGCTCGTGCTGGCCGACTCCAGCCCCGTACCGCTGAAAACCCTGGCCGGGCGGGCGCGGTCGGCCGCCGAGGACGGTTCGCCCGCGCTCCGCAAGGGCACGCATGTGCGGACCTGGAGCCTGGGCATGAGCGACGACAAGCCGCCGATCACATATCCGGAGGAGCGCATCGTGCGCTGGAACGCCGACGACAGTCACACGGAGATCGTCGACGACGGCCACGAGCGCACCGAGCAGACGTACCCGCCCAGTTGGAGCGACGCCCCGCCGCAGTCGCCCCCGCCGGCCGACGTCGCCCGTCTGCGCGCCTATCTTCAGGAGGCCGCGTACAGCAAGACCCCGCTGAACACCGGCGAGCTCCTCAACGCCGTCGACTACGTGCTCGACACCTGGCACTTCGGCGCCCGGGAGTCGGCGGCGCTCGTCCAACTGCTGGCGGACACCGACGGGTTGAAGCCCGTCGGACAGGTGACGGACCGGCTGGGGCGGCGCGGGCAGGCGTATGTGTACGAGCAGTCCGGGACCCGCAAGATGCTGATCATGGACCCGGCCACCGGCGCCGTACTCGGCCTGGAGACCACCTTCACCGAGGCGGAGCCCGAGTACGGAGTGAAAGCCGGCGACGTCATGGACTACAGCGCCTGGACGCGCTGA
- a CDS encoding glycosyltransferase translates to MTAGSRGDVAPFTGLGHGLLRAGHEVNLVTHGSFEPLVAGSGLGFHALPVDPRTVLESERGKGLHRSATGPGKLLRAVTMARVLAGTMADDLVTAARAADVLLLSASLAPLGHTIGEGLSLPTLGLSLQPVAATREFAPPMLGGGSWGTVGNRAAGHGVGLAIEHVFSSVVPEVRTRLGLGRVGSVAALRRRERRNWPVQHGFSPLVVARPSDWRPGLDVAGYWWPYDVSTQLPPGVRDFLDAGPPPVFVGLGSATVPDPERLSADIVRALRRAGLRGVFQQGWAGLAADGDDMLTIGEIAHSALFPHMAAVVHHAGAGTTGAGLRAGVPAIPVPIQFDAGFWSERLVALGVAPTTVPLRRLTTDRLASALTRITGDAGYRERARQLGARIREEDGVVPVLEALNCLND, encoded by the coding sequence ATGACGGCGGGTTCCCGGGGCGACGTCGCCCCCTTCACCGGACTGGGGCACGGTCTGCTGCGGGCCGGGCACGAGGTCAACCTGGTCACCCACGGCTCCTTCGAGCCGCTGGTGGCGGGCTCGGGGCTCGGCTTCCACGCCCTCCCCGTGGACCCGCGGACGGTGCTGGAGTCCGAGCGCGGGAAGGGGCTGCACCGCAGCGCCACCGGACCCGGCAAGCTCCTGCGGGCGGTCACGATGGCGCGGGTTCTGGCGGGCACGATGGCCGACGACCTGGTGACGGCGGCCCGCGCCGCCGACGTACTCCTCCTCTCGGCCTCCCTCGCCCCGCTCGGCCACACCATCGGCGAGGGCCTGTCCCTGCCGACCCTCGGCCTCAGCCTGCAACCGGTCGCCGCGACAAGGGAGTTCGCCCCTCCCATGCTGGGCGGCGGCTCCTGGGGCACCGTCGGCAACCGTGCGGCCGGCCACGGCGTGGGCCTCGCCATCGAGCACGTCTTCTCGTCGGTCGTCCCGGAGGTACGCACCCGCCTGGGCCTCGGCCGGGTCGGCAGCGTCGCGGCACTACGCCGCCGGGAGCGCCGGAACTGGCCCGTCCAGCACGGCTTCAGCCCCCTGGTGGTGGCCAGGCCGAGCGACTGGCGGCCCGGTCTGGACGTCGCGGGTTACTGGTGGCCGTACGACGTCTCCACCCAGCTCCCGCCCGGCGTGCGGGACTTCCTCGACGCCGGCCCGCCACCCGTCTTCGTCGGCCTCGGCAGCGCCACCGTGCCCGACCCCGAACGGCTCAGCGCCGACATCGTGCGGGCGCTCCGACGCGCGGGATTGCGCGGCGTCTTCCAACAGGGCTGGGCCGGACTGGCGGCCGACGGCGACGACATGCTGACCATCGGCGAGATCGCCCACTCGGCGCTCTTCCCGCACATGGCCGCCGTGGTCCATCACGCGGGCGCGGGCACGACCGGAGCGGGCCTACGGGCCGGGGTGCCCGCGATCCCGGTGCCGATCCAGTTCGACGCGGGCTTCTGGTCGGAACGCCTGGTCGCCTTGGGCGTGGCGCCGACGACGGTTCCGCTCCGCCGCCTGACCACGGACAGACTGGCGTCGGCCCTGACGAGGATCACCGGCGACGCGGGGTACCGGGAGCGGGCACGGCAGCTGGGGGCTCGAATTCGCGAGGAGGACGGCGTAGTCCCCGTACTGGAGGCACTGAACTGTCTGAACGACTGA
- a CDS encoding bifunctional 5,10-methylenetetrahydrofolate dehydrogenase/5,10-methenyltetrahydrofolate cyclohydrolase, whose product MSQARLMDGTALARRIVEDSAERAADLTERTGTTPCLATVLVGADPASVTYVRMKQNRCRKAGIASRHVELPAATTTEELVDTLQALSADPAVHGILLQHPMGAHIDERAAFEAIAPEKDVDGVTFASFATMSFGLPGFVSCTPGGIMRLLDEYGVDPSGKRAVVVGRSAILGKPAGMLLLARDATVTYCHSRTADLSAAVREADIVVAAVGRPKLVKGQDIKPGAVVIDAGYNEGNIGDVDFDSAVERASLITPVPGGVGPMTIATLLEQTVDAAARQLGV is encoded by the coding sequence ATGTCTCAGGCACGTCTCATGGACGGCACCGCGCTCGCCCGGCGCATCGTCGAGGACAGCGCCGAGCGCGCCGCCGACCTCACCGAACGCACCGGCACGACGCCCTGTCTCGCGACCGTACTGGTCGGCGCGGACCCCGCCTCGGTGACGTACGTCCGTATGAAGCAGAACCGTTGCCGCAAGGCGGGCATCGCCTCCCGGCATGTGGAACTGCCCGCGGCGACCACCACCGAGGAACTGGTGGACACGCTCCAGGCCCTCTCCGCCGACCCCGCCGTGCACGGCATCCTGCTCCAGCACCCCATGGGCGCGCACATCGACGAGCGGGCCGCGTTCGAGGCGATCGCGCCCGAGAAGGACGTCGACGGCGTCACCTTCGCCTCGTTCGCGACGATGAGCTTCGGCCTGCCGGGCTTCGTGTCCTGCACGCCCGGCGGGATCATGCGGCTGCTCGACGAGTACGGCGTCGACCCGTCCGGCAAGCGCGCCGTGGTCGTCGGCCGCAGCGCGATCCTCGGCAAGCCGGCCGGCATGCTGCTGCTCGCCCGGGACGCGACGGTGACGTACTGCCACTCGCGTACGGCGGACCTGTCGGCGGCCGTCCGGGAGGCGGACATCGTGGTCGCCGCCGTGGGCCGGCCGAAGCTCGTCAAGGGCCAGGACATCAAGCCGGGCGCGGTCGTGATCGACGCCGGGTACAACGAGGGCAACATCGGCGACGTCGACTTCGACTCCGCGGTGGAACGGGCCTCGCTGATCACCCCGGTGCCGGGCGGCGTCGGTCCGATGACGATCGCCACGCTGCTGGAGCAGACGGTGGACGCCGCCGCCCGGCAACTCGGGGTGTGA
- a CDS encoding ricin-type beta-trefoil lectin domain protein — translation MFPPPPSPRRGLVRRVRAAAVRVVVLVLTATAALLFAQPTPAQAATSRQMAVPTAPMGWASWNSFAAAIDHDVIKQQVDAFVAAGLPDAGYKYINIDEGWWQGTRDSAGNITVDESEWPGGMKAIADYIHSKGLKAGIYTDAGKDGCGYYFPTGRPAAPGSGSEGHYGQDMLQFSKWGFDFVKVDWCGGDAEGLDAATTYKSISDAVATASATTGRPLTLSVCNWGYQNTWNWAPGLAPMYRTSTDIVYWGNNPSQTNMLSNFDQGLHPLAQHTGYYNDPDMLMVGMTGFTAAQNRTHMNLWAISGAPLLAGNNLASMSTETANILKNPEVIAVDQDARGLQGVKVAEDSTGLQVYGKVLSGQGNRAVVLMNRTSSAQNITVRWSDLGLTNANATVRDLWARSDIGSYGTSYTTSVPAGGSVMLSVTGGTEQSASTYTGTASFSGVVAGSTGVKVVDVAYTNNTSSARTATLKVNGQGTTTVSFPPTGSSQGTVSVMAGLSKGSANTLTFTNAPTLADITVRPLPGANSTLVVGTQSSRCLDLYNNTITNGTQAELWDCNGGQNQQWTYTSRKELVVYGNKCLDAYNLGTTNGTKVVIWDCNGQNNQKWNVNSDGTITNVNAGLCLDANGAGTANGTLMVLWTCNGQANQKWTQS, via the coding sequence ATGTTTCCCCCACCCCCCTCACCCCGCCGCGGGCTCGTGCGCCGTGTCAGAGCCGCCGCCGTACGGGTCGTCGTCCTCGTCCTGACCGCCACCGCCGCCCTGCTCTTCGCCCAGCCCACCCCGGCCCAGGCGGCCACGAGCCGGCAGATGGCCGTGCCCACCGCGCCGATGGGCTGGGCCTCCTGGAACAGCTTCGCCGCCGCCATCGACCACGACGTGATCAAGCAGCAGGTCGACGCGTTCGTGGCGGCGGGCCTGCCGGACGCGGGCTACAAGTACATCAACATCGACGAGGGCTGGTGGCAGGGCACCCGGGACAGCGCCGGGAACATCACCGTCGACGAGTCCGAGTGGCCCGGTGGCATGAAGGCCATCGCCGACTACATCCACAGCAAGGGCCTCAAGGCCGGCATCTACACGGACGCCGGCAAGGACGGCTGCGGCTACTACTTCCCGACCGGCCGCCCCGCCGCCCCCGGCTCCGGCAGCGAGGGCCACTACGGCCAGGACATGCTCCAGTTCTCGAAGTGGGGCTTCGACTTCGTGAAGGTCGACTGGTGCGGCGGTGACGCCGAAGGGCTCGACGCGGCGACGACGTACAAGTCGATCAGCGACGCCGTGGCCACGGCGTCGGCCACCACCGGACGTCCGCTGACCCTCTCCGTCTGCAACTGGGGCTACCAGAACACCTGGAACTGGGCCCCGGGGCTCGCGCCGATGTACCGGACCAGCACCGACATCGTCTACTGGGGCAATAACCCGTCCCAGACGAACATGCTGTCCAACTTCGACCAGGGCCTGCACCCGCTCGCCCAGCACACCGGCTACTACAACGACCCCGACATGCTGATGGTCGGCATGACCGGCTTCACCGCCGCCCAGAACCGCACCCACATGAACCTCTGGGCCATCTCCGGCGCCCCGCTCCTCGCCGGCAACAACCTCGCCTCCATGAGCACCGAGACGGCGAACATCCTCAAGAACCCCGAGGTCATCGCCGTCGACCAGGACGCCCGCGGCCTCCAGGGCGTCAAGGTCGCCGAGGACAGCACCGGACTCCAGGTGTACGGCAAGGTCCTGTCAGGCCAGGGCAACCGTGCCGTCGTGCTGATGAACCGCACGTCCTCCGCGCAGAACATCACCGTCCGCTGGTCCGACCTGGGGCTGACCAACGCGAACGCGACCGTGCGTGACCTGTGGGCGCGCTCCGACATCGGCTCCTACGGCACGAGTTACACCACCAGCGTCCCCGCGGGCGGGTCGGTCATGCTGAGCGTCACCGGCGGCACCGAGCAGTCGGCGAGCACCTACACCGGCACGGCGAGCTTCTCCGGCGTGGTCGCCGGAAGCACCGGAGTGAAGGTCGTCGACGTCGCGTACACCAACAACACCTCCAGCGCCCGCACCGCGACCCTCAAGGTCAACGGCCAGGGCACGACCACCGTCTCCTTCCCGCCCACCGGCTCCTCCCAGGGCACGGTCTCGGTGATGGCCGGCCTCTCGAAGGGCTCCGCGAACACGCTGACGTTCACCAACGCGCCCACCCTCGCCGACATCACGGTCCGCCCGCTGCCCGGCGCCAACAGCACCCTGGTGGTCGGCACCCAGTCCAGCCGCTGCCTCGACCTCTACAACAACACGATCACCAACGGCACCCAGGCCGAACTGTGGGACTGCAACGGCGGCCAGAACCAGCAGTGGACGTACACCTCCCGCAAGGAGCTCGTGGTGTACGGCAACAAGTGCCTGGACGCCTACAACCTCGGCACCACCAACGGCACCAAGGTCGTCATCTGGGACTGCAACGGGCAGAACAACCAGAAGTGGAACGTCAACAGCGACGGCACGATCACCAATGTCAACGCCGGTCTCTGCCTGGACGCCAACGGCGCGGGCACGGCCAACGGCACGCTGATGGTGCTGTGGACGTGCAACGGCCAGGCCAACCAGAAGTGGACGCAGAGCTAG
- the ctaD gene encoding aa3-type cytochrome oxidase subunit I has protein sequence MRHLKWLTTTDHKTIGTLYLVTSFAFFCIGGVMALLMRAELARPGLQIMSNEQFNQAFTMHGTIMLLMFATPLFAGFANWIMPLQIGAPDVAFPRLNMFAYWLYLFGSTIAVGGFLTPQGAADFGWFAYSPLSDAVRSPGIGADMWIMGLAFSGFGTILGSVNFITTIICMRAPGMTMFRMPVFTWNVLLTGVLVLLAFPVLAAALFALEADRKFGAHVFDSANGGALLWQHLFWFFGHPEVYIIALPFFGIISEVIPVFSRRPIFGYMNLIAATIAIAGLSVTVWAHHMYVTGGVLLPFFSFMTFLIAVPTGVKIFNWIATMWKGSLSFETPMLWATGFLITFTFGGLTGVMLASPPIDFAVSDSYFVVAHFHYVVFGTVVFAMFSGFHFWWPKFTGKMLDERLGKITFWTLFTGFHGTFLVQHWLGVNGMQRRIPDYLAVEGLTTLNTLSSIFSLVLGASLLPFFYNVWKTAKYGKKVEADDPWGYGRSLEWATSCPPPRHNFTALPRIRSESPAFDRHHDTEREKELTAL, from the coding sequence ATGAGACACCTGAAGTGGCTGACGACCACGGATCACAAGACGATCGGAACGCTCTATCTGGTCACGTCGTTCGCGTTCTTCTGCATCGGTGGCGTGATGGCGCTGCTCATGCGCGCCGAGCTCGCCCGGCCTGGTCTCCAGATCATGTCGAACGAGCAGTTCAACCAGGCGTTCACGATGCACGGCACGATCATGCTGCTGATGTTCGCGACGCCGCTGTTCGCCGGCTTCGCGAACTGGATCATGCCGCTCCAGATCGGCGCCCCCGACGTCGCCTTCCCGCGGCTGAACATGTTCGCCTACTGGCTGTACCTGTTCGGCTCGACGATCGCGGTCGGCGGCTTCCTCACCCCGCAGGGCGCGGCCGACTTCGGCTGGTTCGCCTACAGCCCGCTCTCGGACGCGGTCCGCTCGCCGGGCATCGGCGCCGACATGTGGATCATGGGTCTGGCCTTCTCCGGCTTCGGCACCATCCTCGGCTCGGTCAACTTCATCACCACCATCATCTGCATGCGCGCGCCGGGCATGACCATGTTCCGCATGCCGGTGTTCACCTGGAACGTGCTGCTGACCGGTGTGCTGGTCCTGCTGGCCTTCCCGGTCCTGGCCGCCGCGCTGTTCGCCCTGGAGGCGGACCGCAAGTTCGGAGCCCATGTCTTCGACTCCGCCAACGGCGGGGCCCTGCTGTGGCAACACCTCTTCTGGTTCTTCGGCCATCCAGAGGTGTACATCATCGCGCTACCGTTCTTCGGCATCATCTCCGAGGTCATCCCCGTCTTCAGCCGGCGCCCGATCTTCGGTTACATGAACCTGATCGCGGCCACCATCGCCATCGCCGGCCTGTCGGTCACCGTGTGGGCCCACCACATGTACGTCACCGGCGGAGTCCTCCTGCCGTTCTTCTCCTTCATGACGTTCCTCATCGCCGTACCGACCGGCGTGAAGATCTTCAACTGGATCGCCACCATGTGGAAGGGGTCCTTGAGTTTCGAGACCCCGATGCTCTGGGCCACCGGCTTCCTGATCACGTTCACCTTCGGCGGTCTGACGGGCGTGATGCTGGCCTCGCCGCCCATCGACTTCGCGGTCTCCGACTCGTACTTCGTGGTGGCCCACTTCCACTACGTCGTCTTCGGCACCGTCGTCTTCGCGATGTTCTCCGGCTTCCACTTCTGGTGGCCGAAGTTCACCGGCAAGATGCTCGACGAGCGCCTCGGCAAGATCACGTTCTGGACGCTGTTCACCGGCTTCCACGGCACGTTCCTCGTCCAGCACTGGCTGGGCGTGAACGGTATGCAGCGCCGGATCCCCGACTATCTGGCGGTGGAGGGCCTGACCACCCTCAACACTCTGTCGAGCATCTTCTCGCTCGTGCTCGGCGCCTCGCTCCTGCCGTTCTTCTACAACGTCTGGAAGACGGCCAAGTACGGCAAGAAGGTCGAGGCCGACGACCCGTGGGGTTACGGCCGCTCCCTGGAGTGGGCGACCTCCTGTCCCCCGCCACGGCACAACTTCACTGCTCTCCCCCGTATCCGCAGCGAGTCCCCGGCGTTCGACCGGCACCACGACACCGAGCGGGAGAAGGAGTTGACCGCTCTGTGA
- a CDS encoding TetR/AcrR family transcriptional regulator gives MAGRLKAPTGRYGGKTAEERQAERRRRFLDAALRLFGDTPGYRNTTVAALSEAAGLSTRQFYEEFRTLEDVLAALHLQVNGWAEEAVVAAVADAEALPLAERVAAIFRAYAANVTGDPRRVRITFVEIIGVSPQLEEQRLARRARWVELVCAEAGAAVARGEAAPRDYRLPATAFIGAVNGLLHDWSSGWVDASLDEVVEELVRQLLAILRPVGWED, from the coding sequence GTGGCGGGCAGGCTCAAGGCGCCGACCGGCCGCTACGGCGGCAAGACCGCCGAGGAGCGGCAGGCGGAACGGCGTCGGCGTTTCCTGGACGCCGCGCTTCGGTTGTTCGGGGACACCCCGGGCTATCGCAACACGACCGTAGCCGCGCTCAGCGAGGCCGCCGGGCTGTCCACACGGCAGTTCTACGAGGAGTTCCGCACGCTGGAGGACGTCCTCGCCGCGCTGCATCTCCAGGTCAACGGCTGGGCGGAGGAGGCGGTGGTGGCGGCGGTGGCCGACGCGGAGGCGCTGCCGCTGGCCGAGCGGGTCGCGGCGATCTTCCGTGCGTACGCCGCGAATGTCACCGGCGATCCGCGCCGTGTGCGGATCACCTTCGTCGAGATCATCGGGGTCAGTCCGCAGTTGGAGGAGCAGCGGCTGGCTCGGCGGGCGCGGTGGGTGGAGCTGGTGTGTGCGGAGGCGGGCGCCGCCGTGGCTCGGGGGGAGGCTGCGCCTCGGGACTATCGGCTTCCTGCCACGGCGTTCATCGGGGCCGTCAACGGGTTGCTCCATGACTGGAGTTCGGGGTGGGTGGACGCTTCGTTGGATGAGGTGGTGGAGGAGTTGGTGCGGCAGTTGTTGGCGATTTTGCGGCCGGTGGGTTGGGAGGATTGA
- a CDS encoding aldehyde dehydrogenase family protein, with the protein MPISRELLIGGKDVPAASGRTAEDLNPYTGEVYATVAAAGPEDVRRAVDAADAAFEEWAALAPFARRAILLKAADLLEGKGDQVAELMAGEAGGTRPWAYFNVALASNMLREAAAAVTAPRGEVLTAQEQGALGLAVREPVGVVAAFAPWNAPVILGVRAVAAPLAAGNTVVVKASEDAPLACGLFVADVLREAGLPDGVLNVITNDRADAAEIAEALIADERVRAVNFTGSTEVGRIIGEHAARHLKPAVLELGGKNAVIVLADADVDYAVDAVTFSVFMNAGQICMSGDRILVHESLAEEFTRKFAAKAAALPSGDPSDPHTVVGPLVAASAAQRVARLVEDAVAKGAKVLTGGGEPDGAVHPATVLTDVPKDAEIYHAEAFGPVCVVETFADDNTAVAVANDTDNGLTCGIITENATHGLAVARRVRTGIVHINDQSVADEPQAPFGGFKSSGYGRFGGRWGIEAFSNTRWVTIATQQAHYPF; encoded by the coding sequence ATGCCCATCTCCCGCGAACTCCTCATCGGCGGCAAGGACGTCCCCGCCGCCTCCGGCCGGACGGCCGAGGACCTCAACCCCTACACCGGGGAGGTGTACGCGACCGTCGCGGCGGCGGGACCAGAGGACGTGCGGCGGGCCGTGGACGCGGCCGACGCGGCGTTCGAGGAGTGGGCGGCGCTGGCCCCCTTCGCCCGGCGCGCGATCCTGCTCAAGGCCGCCGACCTGCTGGAGGGCAAGGGCGACCAGGTCGCCGAGCTGATGGCGGGCGAGGCGGGCGGCACCCGGCCGTGGGCGTACTTCAACGTGGCGCTGGCGTCCAACATGCTGCGCGAGGCGGCGGCCGCCGTGACCGCCCCGCGCGGTGAGGTGCTCACCGCCCAGGAGCAGGGCGCCCTCGGCCTCGCGGTGCGCGAACCGGTCGGCGTGGTCGCCGCGTTCGCGCCCTGGAACGCGCCGGTCATCCTCGGTGTACGGGCGGTCGCGGCGCCGCTGGCCGCGGGCAACACGGTCGTCGTCAAGGCGAGCGAGGACGCGCCGCTGGCCTGCGGCCTGTTCGTGGCCGACGTGCTGCGGGAGGCCGGGCTGCCGGACGGCGTCCTCAACGTCATCACCAACGACCGGGCGGACGCCGCCGAGATCGCCGAGGCGCTGATAGCCGACGAGCGGGTGCGGGCCGTGAACTTCACCGGCTCCACCGAGGTGGGCCGCATCATCGGCGAGCACGCGGCGCGCCATCTCAAGCCCGCCGTCCTGGAGTTGGGCGGCAAGAACGCGGTGATCGTGCTTGCCGACGCGGACGTGGACTACGCCGTCGACGCCGTCACCTTCAGCGTGTTCATGAACGCCGGGCAGATCTGCATGTCCGGCGACCGCATCCTCGTCCACGAGTCCCTCGCCGAGGAGTTCACCCGCAAGTTCGCCGCCAAGGCCGCCGCACTCCCCTCCGGCGACCCCTCCGACCCGCACACCGTGGTCGGCCCGCTGGTCGCCGCCTCCGCCGCGCAGCGCGTGGCCCGCCTGGTCGAGGACGCCGTCGCCAAGGGCGCGAAGGTCCTCACCGGTGGCGGAGAGCCCGACGGGGCGGTCCACCCGGCGACCGTGCTCACCGATGTGCCGAAGGACGCCGAGATCTATCACGCGGAAGCGTTCGGGCCGGTGTGCGTGGTGGAGACGTTCGCCGACGACAACACCGCCGTGGCCGTCGCCAACGACACCGACAACGGTCTGACCTGCGGCATCATCACCGAGAACGCCACCCACGGCCTGGCCGTCGCGCGCCGGGTCCGCACCGGCATCGTCCACATCAACGACCAGTCGGTGGCCGACGAACCGCAGGCCCCGTTCGGCGGGTTCAAGTCCTCCGGGTACGGCCGCTTCGGTGGCCGCTGGGGCATCGAGGCCTTCTCCAACACCCGCTGGGTGACCATCGCCACCCAGCAGGCGCACTACCCCTTCTAG
- a CDS encoding RNA polymerase sigma factor yields MSNDDDFAAAYREHYWAVSRYVARRLDGRTSDVEEVVAEVFTVAWRRRADLPPVPLPWLYGVARNCLANAVRGHGRRRRLVDRMGNDDTAHGRHIEAGPDAETPGAWVHDALGRLSPADQEVLRLTAWEELGIEEVAVVLGCGRRAASMRLHRARRRLRAEIDRMGPTTAAALKENGHG; encoded by the coding sequence ATGAGCAACGACGACGACTTCGCCGCTGCCTATCGCGAGCACTACTGGGCGGTCAGCCGCTATGTCGCGCGGCGACTGGACGGGCGCACGAGCGACGTGGAGGAAGTGGTGGCGGAGGTGTTCACCGTCGCCTGGCGCCGCCGCGCCGACCTTCCGCCGGTCCCGCTGCCCTGGCTGTACGGCGTGGCACGCAACTGCCTGGCCAACGCGGTACGCGGCCATGGGCGGCGGCGACGCCTGGTGGACCGGATGGGCAACGACGACACCGCGCACGGGCGGCACATCGAGGCGGGTCCGGACGCGGAGACTCCCGGTGCCTGGGTGCATGACGCCCTCGGCCGGCTCTCCCCGGCCGACCAGGAGGTGCTGCGGCTGACGGCGTGGGAGGAACTCGGCATCGAGGAGGTGGCCGTCGTCCTCGGCTGCGGCCGACGCGCCGCGTCGATGCGGCTGCACCGGGCCCGGCGCCGGCTGAGAGCCGAGATCGACCGCATGGGCCCCACGACCGCCGCCGCCTTGAAGGAGAACGGCCATGGCTGA
- a CDS encoding nuclear transport factor 2 family protein has translation MGAFNTETLRQGIEGDKAANLLSLYADDAELRIVDRNTQPSNPRVLHGRGEIGELLEDVYNRDIKAHKLERCIVEGDQVAYTESCEYADGVRVFAESMITLRDGKIAEQIMLQAWDE, from the coding sequence ATGGGCGCTTTCAACACGGAGACACTGCGTCAGGGCATCGAGGGCGACAAGGCGGCGAACCTGCTGTCGCTCTACGCGGACGACGCGGAGCTGCGCATCGTGGACCGCAACACCCAGCCCAGCAATCCGAGGGTCCTGCACGGCCGGGGCGAGATCGGCGAGCTCCTGGAGGACGTCTACAACCGTGACATCAAGGCGCACAAGCTGGAGAGGTGCATCGTCGAGGGCGACCAGGTCGCGTACACCGAGTCCTGCGAGTACGCGGACGGGGTCCGGGTCTTCGCCGAGTCCATGATCACGCTGCGCGACGGCAAGATCGCCGAACAGATCATGCTCCAGGCATGGGACGAGTAG